The Petropleomorpha daqingensis genome includes a window with the following:
- a CDS encoding glycosyltransferase codes for MKVLLWHVHGSWTTAFVEGGHEYLIPVTPDRGPDGLGRARTWNWPSSAREVTPAQLRDEDVDVVVLQRLRDLELVREWVGREPGRDLPAVFLEHNAPDGGVPNTRHPLADRDDIPVAHVTHFNRTFYDNGRAPTTVIEHGIVDPGERYSGELARAGVVVNEPVRRGRHVGADLLSSFADAAPLDVFGMGLTGLHEAYGLDPERVALHEDPPQAAMHAELARRRVYVHPIRWTSLGLSLLEAMHLGMPVVALATTEAVEAVPADAGVLSTDPERLATALAHFLHDEDAARLAGKAARAAALERYGLARFLRDWDALLEEVTR; via the coding sequence GTGAAGGTCCTGCTCTGGCACGTGCACGGCTCGTGGACGACGGCCTTCGTCGAGGGCGGCCACGAGTACCTGATCCCGGTCACTCCCGATCGCGGTCCCGACGGCCTCGGCCGCGCCCGCACGTGGAACTGGCCGTCGTCCGCCCGCGAGGTGACGCCGGCGCAGCTGCGCGACGAGGACGTCGACGTCGTCGTCCTCCAGCGGCTGCGCGACCTCGAGCTGGTCCGCGAGTGGGTCGGCCGCGAACCCGGCCGCGACCTGCCCGCCGTCTTCCTCGAGCACAACGCGCCCGACGGCGGCGTGCCGAACACGCGGCACCCGCTGGCCGACCGCGACGACATCCCGGTCGCGCACGTCACCCACTTCAACCGGACCTTCTACGACAACGGCCGGGCACCGACGACGGTGATCGAGCACGGCATCGTCGACCCGGGGGAGCGCTACAGCGGCGAGCTGGCCCGGGCGGGCGTCGTCGTCAACGAGCCGGTCCGCCGCGGCCGCCACGTCGGCGCCGACCTGCTGTCGTCGTTCGCCGACGCCGCGCCGCTCGACGTCTTCGGGATGGGCCTGACCGGGCTGCACGAGGCGTACGGCCTCGACCCCGAGCGGGTCGCGCTGCACGAGGACCCGCCGCAGGCCGCGATGCACGCCGAGCTCGCCCGCCGCCGGGTCTACGTGCACCCGATCCGCTGGACCTCCCTCGGGCTCTCGCTGCTCGAGGCGATGCACCTCGGGATGCCGGTGGTCGCGCTGGCCACCACCGAGGCCGTCGAGGCGGTGCCGGCGGACGCCGGCGTGCTCTCGACCGATCCGGAGCGGCTGGCGACGGCGCTGGCGCACTTCCTGCACGACGAGGACGCCGCCCGGCTGGCCGGCAAGGCGGCCCGCGCCGCCGCGCTGGAGCGGTACGGGCTTGCCCGGTTCCTCCGCGATTGGGATGCCCTTCTGGAGGAGGTGACGCGGTGA
- a CDS encoding glycosyltransferase, which yields MKIDLVSEHASPLAAIGGVDAGGQNVHVAALAAGLARRGHDVTVFTRRDDEALPERVVTQDGCNVVHVPAGPPAVLPKDELLRHMPEFASFLRRTWAEHPPDLVHAHFWMSGLASVAAAGQIPVLQTFHALGSVKRRHQGPADPSPPQRIDLERSLCRTVAHVVATCSDEVFELRRLGLTRDRASIVPCGVDTSVFTPRGPVAARSDRPRLLVLGRLVERKGHEDAVRALTRIPEAELVVVGGPPTAELDDDPFVGRLRAVAAELGVADRLVFTGSVPRSDVPAWIRSADVVLAVPWYEPFGITPLEAMACGRPVVATAVGGLVDSVAEGVTGDLVPARDPQRLGEVVAALLADDGRRAAYGAAGGKRAQARYRWSRVVADTEAVYRQVLAAPRLAEVAR from the coding sequence GTGAAGATCGACCTGGTCTCCGAGCACGCGAGCCCGCTGGCCGCGATCGGCGGCGTGGACGCCGGCGGTCAGAACGTGCACGTCGCGGCGCTCGCCGCCGGCCTGGCCAGGCGCGGGCACGACGTCACGGTGTTCACCCGCCGGGACGACGAGGCGTTGCCCGAGCGCGTCGTGACGCAGGACGGCTGCAACGTGGTGCACGTGCCGGCCGGCCCGCCCGCGGTGCTGCCCAAGGACGAGCTGCTGCGGCACATGCCGGAGTTCGCGTCGTTCCTGCGCCGCACGTGGGCCGAGCACCCGCCGGACCTGGTGCACGCGCACTTCTGGATGAGCGGGCTCGCCTCGGTCGCCGCCGCCGGGCAGATCCCCGTGCTGCAGACGTTCCACGCACTCGGTTCGGTCAAGCGCCGGCACCAGGGCCCCGCCGACCCCTCGCCGCCGCAGCGGATCGACCTGGAGCGCTCGCTGTGCCGCACCGTGGCGCACGTCGTGGCGACCTGCTCCGACGAGGTGTTCGAGCTGCGCCGGCTGGGCCTGACCCGCGACCGCGCCTCGATCGTGCCGTGCGGCGTGGACACGTCGGTGTTCACACCTCGCGGGCCGGTGGCCGCACGGTCCGATCGGCCGCGGCTGCTCGTGCTCGGCCGGCTGGTCGAGCGCAAGGGGCACGAGGACGCCGTCCGGGCGCTGACCCGGATCCCCGAGGCGGAGCTGGTCGTCGTCGGCGGCCCGCCGACCGCCGAGCTGGACGACGACCCGTTCGTCGGCCGGCTGCGGGCGGTCGCCGCCGAGCTCGGCGTCGCCGACCGGCTGGTGTTCACCGGGTCGGTCCCGCGCAGCGACGTGCCCGCCTGGATCCGCTCGGCCGACGTCGTCCTGGCCGTCCCCTGGTACGAGCCGTTCGGCATCACCCCGCTCGAGGCGATGGCCTGCGGCCGGCCGGTCGTGGCCACCGCGGTCGGCGGCCTGGTCGACAGCGTCGCCGAGGGGGTGACCGGCGACCTCGTCCCGGCACGCGACCCGCAGCGGCTGGGCGAGGTGGTCGCGGCGCTGCTCGCCGACGACGGCCGCCGCGCCGCGTACGGCGCGGCCGGCGGAAAGCGGGCGCAGGCCCGCTACCGCTGGAGCCGGGTGGTCGCCGACACCGAGGCCGTCTACCGGCAGGTGCTGGCCGCGCCGCGGCTGGCGGAGGTGGCCCGGTGA
- a CDS encoding NAD-dependent succinate-semialdehyde dehydrogenase encodes MADLYADVPGVSRPVPTGLFIAGEWRPSSSGATFDVHDPADAGVLAQVADATQDDTAAAMDAAYAALPEWSATPPRKRSEILRRAFEAMHARADDLALLMVRENGKALTDAKAELTYAAEFFRWFSEEAVRIDGDYRIAPAGGTRTVVTRQPVGVCLLITPWNFPAAMLTRKLGPALAAGCTSLVKPAGETPLTALLLAELLAEAGVPDGVVNLLPTSRSSDVSKVAMSDSRLRKISFTGSTEVGRVLLKQAADQVLVSSMELGGNAPFVVCADADLDAAVEGAMLAKLRNGGEACTAANRFYVEAPVAEEFGRKLAEKMGAIKVGRGDEDGVGLGPLVNEDTVEKVERIVRETVAAGARTVIGGERPDGPGWFYPPTVLLDVPAGSPATEEEIFGPVAPIVPFETDDEVLANANGTEYGLVAYVYTGDLARGLRLSEALEFGMVGLNRGVVSDPAAPFGGVKQSGIGREGGHEGIAEYLQAKYISFPL; translated from the coding sequence ATGGCCGATCTGTACGCCGACGTCCCGGGCGTGAGCCGCCCGGTCCCGACCGGCCTGTTCATCGCGGGCGAGTGGCGCCCGTCGTCGTCCGGCGCGACGTTCGACGTCCACGACCCGGCGGACGCCGGCGTCCTGGCCCAGGTCGCCGATGCGACCCAGGACGACACCGCCGCGGCGATGGACGCCGCCTACGCCGCGCTGCCCGAGTGGTCGGCGACCCCACCGCGCAAGCGCTCGGAGATCCTGCGCCGCGCCTTCGAGGCGATGCACGCGCGCGCCGACGACCTCGCGCTGCTCATGGTCCGCGAGAACGGCAAGGCGCTGACCGACGCCAAGGCCGAGCTGACCTACGCCGCGGAGTTCTTCCGGTGGTTCTCCGAGGAGGCGGTGCGCATCGACGGCGACTACCGGATCGCCCCGGCCGGCGGCACCCGCACCGTCGTCACCCGGCAGCCGGTCGGCGTCTGCCTGCTCATCACCCCGTGGAACTTCCCGGCGGCGATGCTCACCCGCAAGCTCGGACCGGCGCTGGCCGCCGGCTGCACGTCGCTGGTCAAGCCCGCCGGCGAGACACCGCTGACCGCGCTATTGCTGGCCGAGCTGCTGGCCGAGGCCGGCGTCCCGGACGGCGTGGTCAACCTGCTGCCGACGAGCAGGTCCAGCGACGTCAGCAAGGTCGCGATGAGCGACTCCCGGCTGCGCAAGATCAGCTTCACCGGGTCGACCGAGGTGGGCCGGGTGCTGCTCAAGCAGGCCGCCGACCAGGTGCTGGTCAGCTCGATGGAGCTGGGCGGCAACGCGCCGTTCGTCGTCTGCGCCGACGCCGACCTCGACGCGGCGGTCGAGGGCGCGATGCTGGCCAAGCTGCGCAACGGCGGCGAGGCGTGCACGGCGGCCAACCGCTTCTACGTCGAGGCGCCGGTCGCGGAGGAGTTCGGCCGGAAGCTGGCCGAGAAGATGGGCGCGATCAAGGTCGGCCGCGGCGACGAGGACGGCGTCGGGCTCGGTCCCCTGGTCAACGAGGACACCGTGGAGAAGGTGGAGCGGATCGTCCGCGAGACCGTCGCGGCCGGAGCCCGCACGGTGATCGGCGGCGAGCGCCCCGACGGCCCGGGCTGGTTCTACCCGCCGACCGTGCTGCTCGACGTCCCCGCCGGTTCGCCGGCCACCGAGGAGGAGATCTTCGGCCCGGTGGCGCCGATCGTGCCCTTCGAGACCGACGACGAGGTGCTGGCCAACGCCAACGGCACCGAGTACGGCCTGGTCGCCTACGTCTACACCGGCGACCTGGCCCGCGGACTGCGGCTGTCGGAGGCGCTGGAGTTCGGCATGGTCGGGCTCAACCGCGGCGTGGTCAGCGACCCGGCGGCGCCGTTCGGCGGGGTGAAGCAGTCGGGCATCGGCCGGGAGGGCGGTCACGAGGGGATCGCCGAATACCTGCAGGCGAAGTACATCTCCTTCCCGCTGTGA
- a CDS encoding HAD-IIIA family hydrolase, protein MSVQCTVVVPTIGRPSLDVLLDALATATGPRPAELLVVDDRPAGKPLDVARDGLPPVRVVRTGGGGPARARNLGWRTARTEWIAFLDDDVVPDPDWYERLAEDLDGLPGDVAGSQGRVHVPLPEDRRPTDWERGTAGLATSSWITADLAYRRTALARVGGFDERFPRAFREDSDLALRVMDTGARLVRGRRRITHPVRPVDRWISLRVQAGNADDVLMRRLHGPDWRRRADAALGRRPQHTAITAAAVAAVAFAAARTPRAAALAAGAWLAGTAEFAWRRIASGPRTRAEVTTMALTSAAIPPLATWHWLKGVVQHRGVQTWRGLPDLVLFDRDGTLVHDFPYNGDPDWVRPVDGAREALDRLRARGVRVGVVSNQSGVARRLITTEQVEACNARLAELLGPFDVIRYCPHGPDDGCACRKPAPGMVKDACAELGVDPARCVVIGDIGADVDAASAAGAVGILVPTPVTRKSEVAAATRSVKTLAVGIENVLTGRW, encoded by the coding sequence GTGTCCGTGCAGTGCACCGTCGTCGTGCCGACCATCGGCCGGCCGAGCCTCGACGTGCTGCTCGACGCCCTCGCGACGGCGACCGGCCCCCGCCCGGCGGAACTGCTCGTCGTCGACGACCGGCCCGCCGGAAAGCCCCTGGACGTGGCCCGCGACGGGCTGCCCCCCGTGCGCGTCGTCCGCACCGGTGGCGGCGGCCCGGCCCGCGCCCGCAACCTCGGCTGGCGCACCGCCCGCACCGAGTGGATCGCCTTCCTCGACGACGACGTCGTCCCCGACCCCGACTGGTACGAGCGGCTCGCCGAGGACCTCGACGGCCTGCCCGGTGACGTCGCCGGCAGCCAGGGCCGGGTCCACGTGCCGCTGCCGGAGGACCGCAGGCCCACCGACTGGGAGCGCGGCACCGCCGGCCTGGCCACCAGCAGCTGGATCACCGCCGACCTCGCCTACCGCCGGACCGCGCTGGCCCGCGTCGGCGGGTTCGACGAGCGCTTCCCCCGTGCCTTCCGCGAGGACTCCGATCTCGCCCTGCGCGTGATGGACACCGGCGCCCGGCTGGTCCGCGGACGGCGCCGGATCACCCACCCGGTCCGCCCGGTCGACCGCTGGATCAGCCTGCGCGTGCAGGCCGGCAACGCCGACGACGTGCTCATGCGGCGGCTGCACGGCCCGGACTGGCGCCGGCGGGCCGACGCCGCGCTCGGCCGCCGGCCCCAGCACACGGCGATCACCGCTGCGGCCGTGGCGGCGGTCGCGTTCGCCGCGGCGCGCACGCCCCGTGCCGCTGCGCTCGCCGCGGGCGCGTGGCTGGCCGGCACGGCCGAGTTCGCCTGGCGGCGGATCGCATCCGGACCCCGCACCCGCGCAGAAGTGACGACGATGGCTCTGACCAGCGCGGCGATCCCTCCGCTCGCCACCTGGCACTGGCTGAAGGGCGTCGTGCAGCACCGCGGCGTGCAGACGTGGCGCGGTCTGCCCGACCTGGTCCTCTTCGACCGCGACGGCACGCTGGTCCACGACTTCCCGTACAACGGCGACCCCGACTGGGTGCGGCCGGTCGACGGCGCCCGCGAGGCGCTGGACCGGCTGCGGGCCCGCGGTGTGCGGGTCGGCGTCGTCAGCAACCAGTCCGGCGTCGCGCGCAGGCTGATCACGACCGAGCAGGTCGAGGCCTGCAACGCCCGGCTCGCCGAGCTGCTCGGCCCGTTCGACGTCATCAGGTACTGCCCGCACGGTCCGGACGACGGCTGCGCCTGCCGCAAGCCGGCCCCCGGCATGGTCAAGGACGCCTGCGCGGAGCTCGGCGTCGACCCGGCGCGGTGCGTGGTGATCGGTGACATCGGGGCGGACGTGGACGCCGCCTCCGCGGCCGGAGCGGTCGGCATCCTCGTGCCGACGCCGGTCACCAGGAAGTCGGAGGTCGCCGCGGCGACCCGTTCGGTCAAGACACTGGCCGTCGGCATCGAGAACGTGCTGACGGGCAGGTGGTAG
- a CDS encoding MarR family winged helix-turn-helix transcriptional regulator has translation MGPLPAETWLRIVQVHDRISHRVDSALHHRHGVSLTGFEALRRIAEAPGERASMGEVADALGMSRAAVTSTINRLVADGLVVRERSQEDRRLLHARLTPVGRERFAAAAHTHDDLVAHLLTLLGDDAPVVTDALARVSAAARTRR, from the coding sequence ATGGGACCTCTCCCTGCGGAGACGTGGCTGCGGATCGTCCAGGTCCACGACCGGATCAGCCACCGCGTCGACTCGGCGCTGCACCACCGGCACGGGGTCTCGCTCACGGGCTTCGAGGCGCTGCGCCGGATCGCCGAGGCGCCGGGGGAGCGGGCCAGCATGGGTGAGGTCGCCGACGCGCTGGGGATGTCCCGGGCGGCGGTCACCAGCACGATCAACCGGTTGGTCGCCGACGGGCTCGTCGTGCGGGAGCGTTCGCAGGAGGACCGGCGGCTGCTGCACGCCCGGCTGACGCCGGTCGGCCGGGAGCGGTTCGCGGCCGCCGCGCACACGCACGACGACCTCGTCGCCCACCTGCTGACGCTGCTCGGGGACGACGCCCCGGTCGTGACCGACGCGCTCGCCCGGGTCTCGGCGGCGGCCCGCACCCGGCGCTGA
- a CDS encoding Hsp20/alpha crystallin family protein, translating into MNGQGRWGGPQIDFGRLEEMFDDWVRTMRENRPHGSVWAQATRADRTAPREDAADGPSASEAILVDEYRDGGVHVVRAALPGIDPDQDVELTAEDGALRITVKERAQDGRDYVRRELRRSASTRTLPLPERAKPSDISATYRDGVLEIRIPLAEPPAAETTRITVTRE; encoded by the coding sequence GTGAACGGACAGGGACGCTGGGGCGGGCCACAGATCGACTTCGGCCGGCTCGAGGAGATGTTCGACGACTGGGTCCGGACGATGCGCGAGAACCGTCCCCACGGGTCGGTCTGGGCGCAGGCCACCCGGGCCGACCGCACCGCGCCGCGGGAGGACGCCGCCGACGGACCGAGCGCGAGCGAGGCCATCCTGGTCGACGAGTACCGGGACGGCGGCGTGCACGTGGTGCGTGCGGCCCTGCCGGGCATCGATCCCGATCAGGACGTCGAGCTGACCGCCGAGGACGGCGCGCTGCGCATCACGGTGAAGGAGCGCGCGCAGGACGGCCGCGACTACGTCCGGCGGGAGCTGCGCCGCAGTGCCTCCACCCGCACGCTGCCGCTGCCGGAGCGGGCGAAGCCGTCCGACATCTCGGCGACCTACCGCGACGGCGTCCTCGAGATCCGCATCCCGCTTGCCGAGCCTCCGGCCGCCGAGACGACCCGGATCACGGTCACCCGGGAGTAG
- a CDS encoding Gfo/Idh/MocA family protein: MSLAVVGYGYWGSKHVRVLSSVPGVDLTIVDGEPERLADAAAHHPNVRTATRLGDVLGSVDAVVVATPPGTHTGLARRAIEAGRHVLVEKPLATSVEDAELLVRAAHENDVQLMVGHTFEYNAAVWKLRELVRSGSLGRILYVDTARLSLGRYQRDVNVIWDLAPHDISIVSFVLDEMPEQATVWAHSHISSQHPDVAYLRLDFPRSQTHAYVHVSWLTPRKVRQVTVVGEKRMAVYDDMSDNERIRIYDIGVDVAAITDPADAFALPVSYRTGDIISPYIAFEEPLLVQDRHFIACLRSGTRPQTPGERGLDVVRVLAATDDALRNEGRATSLVGVTEAPWGADLEVPVPGIAS, translated from the coding sequence GTGTCCCTCGCCGTGGTCGGATACGGCTACTGGGGCTCGAAGCACGTGCGCGTGCTCAGCAGCGTGCCCGGCGTCGACCTGACCATCGTCGACGGTGAGCCCGAGCGCCTGGCCGACGCGGCCGCTCACCACCCCAACGTCCGGACGGCGACCCGTCTGGGCGACGTGCTGGGCTCGGTCGACGCCGTCGTCGTCGCCACCCCTCCCGGCACCCACACCGGACTGGCACGCCGAGCCATCGAGGCCGGCCGGCACGTGCTCGTCGAAAAGCCCCTGGCCACCTCGGTCGAGGACGCCGAACTGCTGGTCCGGGCCGCCCACGAGAACGACGTGCAACTGATGGTCGGGCACACGTTCGAGTACAACGCGGCCGTCTGGAAGCTGCGCGAACTGGTCCGCTCGGGCTCGCTCGGCCGGATCCTCTACGTCGACACCGCCCGGCTGAGCCTCGGCCGGTACCAGCGCGACGTGAACGTGATCTGGGATCTCGCACCGCACGACATCTCGATCGTCTCGTTCGTCCTCGACGAGATGCCGGAGCAGGCGACGGTGTGGGCGCACAGCCACATCAGTTCTCAGCACCCGGACGTCGCCTACCTGCGGCTGGACTTCCCCCGGTCGCAGACGCACGCCTACGTGCACGTGAGCTGGCTGACGCCCAGGAAGGTCCGACAGGTCACCGTCGTGGGCGAGAAGCGGATGGCGGTGTACGACGACATGTCGGACAACGAGCGCATCCGCATCTACGACATCGGTGTCGACGTCGCGGCGATCACCGATCCGGCGGACGCCTTCGCGCTGCCCGTCTCGTACCGGACCGGCGACATCATCTCCCCGTACATCGCGTTCGAGGAGCCGCTGCTCGTGCAGGACCGGCACTTCATCGCGTGCCTGCGGTCCGGCACCCGGCCGCAGACGCCGGGCGAGCGCGGTCTCGACGTGGTCCGTGTGCTCGCCGCCACTGACGACGCGCTGCGCAACGAGGGCCGTGCGACGTCCCTGGTCGGCGTGACCGAAGCTCCCTGGGGCGCGGACCTCGAGGTCCCGGTTCCTGGGATCGCATCATGA
- a CDS encoding alpha-hydroxy-acid oxidizing protein, translating into MDSAAGTGRRRQNEVYRAGVYGRHPRVPTTARGLQRLAKRKLNPRAYSYVAGGAGDEATQRANRAAFDKWAVVPRVLRDASDRDTSIELFGRRLPAPLLLGPVGALELVDGEADLAVARAAAAAGVPMVFSNQASVPMETCAAAMGDSPRWFQLYWSTSDELVESLLQRAEAAGCDAVAVTLDTTMLGWRPRDLDLGHLPFALGKGIAQYTSDPVFRRLVERRVADTADQPREPQPLPTPSAVRALVGMARAWPGPLLANLRSPLPRAAVETFLGIYSRPSISWSDLAWLRSRTRLPIVLKGILHPDDARRALDEGVDGIVVSTHGGRQVDRSIAALDALPDVLAAVDDRAPVLIDSGIRSGADVFTAVALGARAALLGRPFAWGLALAGEAGVRQVVEDVLAEFDLTLGLTGHTRVDQLSPAVLRRVS; encoded by the coding sequence GTGGACTCAGCAGCGGGAACCGGGCGCCGTCGGCAGAACGAGGTCTACCGGGCCGGCGTGTACGGCCGGCACCCGCGGGTGCCGACGACGGCCCGCGGCCTGCAGCGGCTGGCGAAGCGGAAGCTGAACCCGCGCGCCTACTCCTACGTGGCCGGCGGTGCCGGCGACGAGGCCACGCAGCGGGCCAACCGGGCCGCCTTCGACAAGTGGGCCGTCGTCCCCCGCGTGCTGCGCGACGCGAGCGACCGCGACACCTCGATCGAGCTGTTCGGACGACGGCTGCCCGCGCCGCTGCTGCTCGGCCCCGTCGGCGCCCTCGAGCTGGTGGACGGCGAGGCCGACCTCGCCGTCGCCCGGGCCGCGGCCGCGGCCGGCGTGCCGATGGTCTTCTCCAACCAGGCCTCGGTGCCGATGGAGACCTGCGCCGCGGCGATGGGTGACTCACCGCGCTGGTTCCAGCTGTACTGGTCGACCTCCGACGAGCTGGTGGAGAGCCTGCTGCAGCGCGCCGAAGCGGCCGGCTGCGACGCGGTCGCGGTCACCCTCGACACGACGATGCTGGGCTGGCGGCCCCGCGACCTCGACCTGGGCCACCTGCCGTTCGCGCTGGGCAAGGGCATCGCGCAGTACACCTCCGACCCGGTGTTCCGCCGGTTGGTCGAGCGGCGGGTGGCCGACACCGCCGACCAGCCGCGCGAGCCGCAGCCGCTGCCCACGCCGTCCGCCGTCCGGGCGCTGGTCGGGATGGCGCGGGCCTGGCCGGGACCGCTGCTGGCCAACCTGCGCTCGCCGCTGCCTCGGGCCGCCGTCGAGACCTTCCTCGGCATCTACTCGCGGCCGTCGATCTCGTGGTCGGACCTCGCCTGGCTGCGCTCGAGGACCCGGCTGCCGATCGTGCTCAAGGGCATCCTGCACCCGGACGACGCCCGCCGGGCCCTGGACGAGGGCGTCGACGGGATCGTGGTGAGCACCCACGGCGGCCGGCAGGTGGACCGCTCGATCGCCGCCCTCGACGCGCTGCCCGACGTCCTCGCCGCGGTCGACGACCGGGCGCCGGTGCTGATCGACAGCGGGATCCGCAGCGGCGCCGACGTCTTCACCGCGGTGGCGCTGGGGGCGCGGGCGGCGCTGCTCGGCCGGCCGTTCGCGTGGGGGCTGGCGCTGGCCGGGGAGGCCGGCGTCCGGCAGGTGGTCGAGGACGTGCTCGCCGAGTTCGACCTGACCCTCGGCCTGACCGGCCACACCCGCGTCGACCAGCTCTCCCCCGCCGTCCTCCGCCGCGTCTCCTGA
- a CDS encoding glycosyltransferase family 9 protein yields MLLQGPLVRAVAAGAERVVFLAGPAGAAAAELLPGVDEVWTWACPWILGDPPPVDTADLARLTERVRALSPDVAVVATSFHQSPLPLALLLRTAGVPRIAAIGVDYPGSLLDVRHTVDDDLPEPERALSLARAAGFDLPPGDDGRLAVRRPLPPVAHEPGSVVLHPGASVPARAWPAAHCAEAVEALADAGHRVLVTGGPAERELTAFVAGRRGVDLGGSASFAEMAALLDGAAAVVVGNTGPAHLAAAVGTPVVSLFSPVVPAERWAPYGVPTVLLGDQRAPCAGTRARECPVPGHPCLSSVSPADVVAAVEKLVST; encoded by the coding sequence GTGCTCCTCCAGGGACCCCTGGTGCGGGCGGTCGCGGCCGGCGCCGAGCGCGTGGTGTTCCTGGCCGGTCCCGCCGGGGCCGCGGCGGCCGAGCTGCTGCCCGGCGTCGACGAGGTCTGGACCTGGGCGTGCCCCTGGATCCTCGGTGACCCGCCGCCGGTCGACACGGCCGACCTCGCGCGGCTGACCGAGCGGGTCCGCGCGCTGTCGCCCGACGTCGCCGTCGTCGCCACGTCGTTCCACCAGTCGCCGCTGCCGCTCGCGCTCCTGCTGCGCACGGCCGGCGTTCCGCGGATCGCCGCGATCGGCGTCGACTACCCCGGCTCGCTGCTCGACGTCCGGCACACCGTGGACGACGACCTCCCCGAGCCCGAACGGGCGCTGTCGCTGGCCCGCGCGGCCGGCTTCGACCTCCCTCCCGGGGACGACGGGCGGTTGGCGGTGCGCCGGCCCCTGCCCCCGGTCGCGCACGAGCCCGGCTCCGTCGTGCTGCACCCCGGCGCCTCGGTGCCCGCGCGCGCGTGGCCGGCCGCGCACTGCGCCGAGGCGGTCGAGGCCCTCGCCGACGCGGGGCACCGGGTGCTCGTCACCGGCGGTCCGGCCGAGCGCGAGCTGACGGCGTTCGTCGCCGGCCGGCGTGGCGTCGATCTCGGCGGGTCGGCGTCCTTCGCCGAGATGGCCGCGCTGCTCGACGGCGCCGCCGCCGTCGTGGTCGGCAACACCGGCCCGGCGCACCTGGCCGCCGCGGTCGGCACCCCCGTCGTGTCGCTGTTCTCCCCGGTCGTCCCGGCCGAGCGGTGGGCGCCCTACGGCGTCCCCACCGTCCTGCTGGGCGACCAGCGCGCGCCGTGCGCCGGAACCCGGGCCCGCGAGTGCCCGGTGCCCGGCCACCCCTGCCTGTCGTCGGTGAGCCCGGCCGACGTGGTCGCTGCCGTCGAGAAACTGGTGAGCACGTGA
- a CDS encoding alpha/beta fold hydrolase: protein MSALAHSRSGSGAPLVLLHALGLSRASWAPVLPALAEHFDVVAVDLPGFGDSPPLAEEPSPKALAAAVAAFLDEQGLAVPHVVGNSLGGWVALELAALRPLASLTLLSPAGMWPGDTPLYCRVSLRGSRWLSVHAGGLLSRAVDTRVGRIAVLGQTHGRPTRLSPAQAKGALRAMATAPGFDAVLAATLHRHYAADAPFTAPVTVAFGDRDRLLIRRRYRRLHELPPDRRVADLPGCGHVPMADDPAAVAALVLASAGRGAVATG, encoded by the coding sequence ATGAGTGCACTCGCGCACAGCCGGAGCGGATCCGGCGCGCCCCTGGTCCTGCTGCATGCCCTCGGCCTCTCGCGGGCGTCCTGGGCGCCGGTCCTCCCGGCGCTCGCCGAGCACTTCGACGTCGTCGCGGTCGACCTGCCCGGGTTCGGCGACAGCCCGCCCCTGGCGGAGGAACCGAGCCCGAAGGCGCTGGCCGCCGCGGTCGCCGCGTTCCTCGACGAGCAAGGCCTCGCCGTGCCGCACGTCGTGGGCAACTCCCTCGGCGGCTGGGTGGCGCTGGAACTGGCGGCGCTGCGGCCGCTGGCCTCGCTGACGCTGCTCTCACCGGCCGGGATGTGGCCGGGCGACACCCCGCTGTACTGCCGGGTCAGCCTGCGCGGCTCCCGTTGGCTGTCGGTGCACGCGGGTGGCCTGCTGTCCCGCGCGGTCGACACCCGCGTCGGCCGCATCGCCGTCCTCGGGCAGACCCACGGCCGACCGACGCGGCTGAGCCCGGCCCAGGCGAAGGGCGCGCTGCGGGCCATGGCCACGGCGCCGGGCTTCGACGCCGTCCTCGCCGCCACCCTGCACCGGCACTACGCGGCCGACGCCCCCTTCACCGCCCCGGTGACCGTCGCCTTCGGGGACCGCGACCGGCTGCTGATCCGCCGTCGGTACCGCCGGCTCCACGAGCTGCCACCGGACCGACGCGTGGCCGACCTGCCTGGTTGCGGGCACGTCCCCATGGCCGACGACCCCGCAGCGGTGGCGGCGCTGGTGCTCGCCTCCGCCGGCCGGGGAGCGGTCGCGACCGGCTGA